From the Scatophagus argus isolate fScaArg1 chromosome 21, fScaArg1.pri, whole genome shotgun sequence genome, one window contains:
- the pkmyt1 gene encoding membrane-associated tyrosine- and threonine-specific cdc2-inhibitory kinase isoform X1 gives MSVAMETTAGGPLPLPIHFSHAEQSFSLKKRRVPFSSSSTSNSPCSSPARLSHTLPPLPPSKGCPPLSRMFPQHPSPWTPLSRSLSKSPPLNSVYDPSKQQSYFSQCFTNLGLLGRGSFGEVYKVQSNEDGRQYAVKRSAHRFRGNSERNRSVREARNHERLCPHPHVLHFVAAWEECGRLYIQTELCSTSLLLHAENQPPGPDEPAAWAYLCDLLSALQHLHSHGFVHLDLKPANVLMTDSGRLKLGDFGLLLELNNKSTEPVEGKVKEDIQEGDPRYMAPELLRGQYGPAADVFSLGVSILELACNIEVPNGGEGWQQLRQGCLPSEFTSSLSSELQTVLRMMLAPEPSERPTVSELLAHPYVWKHRWKRRIHLMVAESALTLASLCRQVMCFGCRLLSSLHLSFLPHWTKPVPCTPPKDSWDRDLTLPLSAMQADSGSPEDDVVFLLDHKDPELSPTFSHRVKSRLSMESTSTPLPGSPTRNHRSPAHTRSSMCDWSSCSLAQTPSSIHSNGSCHTLTPSASPLPEELHADITNEKSTHGRLSSSAKSSQRRGRNWVQAEEALPRPNFEPKNLLSLFEETTP, from the exons ATGTCGGTGGCAATGGAAACCACAGCCGGGGGGCCTCTCCCTCTTCCGATTCACTTTTCCCATGCGGAACAGTCCTTCTCCCTCAAAAAGCGCCGTGTACCTTTTTCCTCATCGTCTACGTCCAACTCACCCTGCTCTTCCCCTGCCCGCCTCTCACATACTCTGCCCCCGCTGCCACCGTCCAAGGGATGTCCCCCTTTGAGCAGGATGTTCCCCCAGCATCCATCCCCCTGGACACCCCTGTCTCGTTCCCTTAGTAAGTCCCCCCCTCTGAATTCTGTATACGATCCCAGCAAACAGCAGTCCTATTTTAGTCAGTGTTTCACTAATTTGGGCCTGCTGGGAAGAGGATCGTTTGGAGAGGTCTACAAG GTACAAAGCAACGAGGATGGCCGCCAGTATGCAGTCAAGCGCTCCGCTCATCGCTTTAGGGGGAACAGTGAGAGGAACCGGAGTGTGAGAGAAGCCAGGAACCACGAACGCCTGTGTCCTCACCCTCATGTCCTGCATTTTGTGGCAGCCTGGGAGGAGTGTGGTCGACTGTACATTCAGACAGAGCTGTGTAGCACCAGCTTGCTGCTTCATGCTGAGAATCAGCCTCCTGGCCCAG ATGAGCCTGCAGCTTGGGCCTACCTGTGTGACCTCCTGTCAGCGCTGCAACACTTGCACTCTCATGGTTTTGTACATCTGGACCTCAAGCCTGCTAATGTCCTTATGACTGACTCTGGACGTCTCAAGCTGGGAGACTTTGGGCTGCTGCTTGAGCTTAACAACAAGAGTACAGAGCCTGTAGAGGGGAAAGTGAAAGAGGACATCCAGGAGGGAGATCCCAGGTACATGGCCCCCGAGCTGCTCCGTGGGCAGTATGGacctgctgcagatgttttcag TTTGGGTGTTTCTATTCTGGAGCTTGCCTGTAATATTGAAGTTCCAAATGGTGGAGAAGGCTGGCAGCAGCTCAGACAAGGCTGCCTCCCCTCAGAGTTTACCAGCA GCTTGTCGTCTGAGCTTCAGACAGTACTGCGGATGATGCTGGCCCCAGAACCGTCTGAGAGGCCCACAGTGTCTGAGCTCCTAGCCCACCCTTACGTTTGGAAACACCGGTGGAAAAGGCGCATCCACCTGATGGTCGCTGAGTCTGCACTGACACTGGCCTCCCTCTGCCGG CAGGTGATGTGCTTTGGGTGTAGACTCTTGTCCTCCCTTCACTTGTCGTTTCTCCCTCATTGGACCAAGCCAGTGCCCTGCACCCCCCCTAAGGATAGCTGGGACAGGGATTTAACTTTACCCCTCAGTGCCATGCAGGCTGACTCGGGGAGCCCTGAGGATGAtgtagtgtttctgttggaTCACAAAGACCCAGAGCTTTCCCCCACGTTCTCACACAG ggtCAAATCCAGACTGTCTATGGAAAGCACATCCACTCCTCTCCCAGGTTCACCAACACGCAATCATCGAAGTCCTGCCCACACTCGCTCAAGTATGTGTGATTGGTCTTCCTGTAGCTTAGCACAAACCCCATCCAGCATCCACTCAAATGGTTCCTGCCACACCCTGACGCCCAGCGCGAGCCCCCTACCTGAAGAGCTTCACGCAGacatcacaaatgaaaaatcaacGCACGGCCGACTTTCTTCATCTGCCAAGTCCTCGCAGCGGCGTGGCCGCAACTGGGTCCAAGCGGAAGAGGCTTTACCTCGACCCAACTTTGAACCAAAGAACCTGCTCAGTTTGTTTGAGGAAACAACTCCATGA
- the pkmyt1 gene encoding membrane-associated tyrosine- and threonine-specific cdc2-inhibitory kinase isoform X2 codes for MSVAMETTAGGPLPLPIHFSHAEQSFSLKKRRVPFSSSSTSNSPCSSPARLSHTLPPLPPSKGCPPLSRMFPQHPSPWTPLSRSLSKSPPLNSVYDPSKQQSYFSQCFTNLGLLGRGSFGEVYKVQSNEDGRQYAVKRSAHRFRGNSERNRSVREARNHERLCPHPHVLHFVAAWEECGRLYIQTELCSTSLLLHAENQPPGPDEPAAWAYLCDLLSALQHLHSHGFVHLDLKPANVLMTDSGRLKLGDFGLLLELNNKSTEPVEGKVKEDIQEGDPRYMAPELLRGQYGPAADVFSLGVSILELACNIEVPNGGEGWQQLRQGCLPSEFTSSLSSELQTVLRMMLAPEPSERPTVSELLAHPYVWKHRWKRRIHLMVAESALTLASLCRVMCFGCRLLSSLHLSFLPHWTKPVPCTPPKDSWDRDLTLPLSAMQADSGSPEDDVVFLLDHKDPELSPTFSHRVKSRLSMESTSTPLPGSPTRNHRSPAHTRSSMCDWSSCSLAQTPSSIHSNGSCHTLTPSASPLPEELHADITNEKSTHGRLSSSAKSSQRRGRNWVQAEEALPRPNFEPKNLLSLFEETTP; via the exons ATGTCGGTGGCAATGGAAACCACAGCCGGGGGGCCTCTCCCTCTTCCGATTCACTTTTCCCATGCGGAACAGTCCTTCTCCCTCAAAAAGCGCCGTGTACCTTTTTCCTCATCGTCTACGTCCAACTCACCCTGCTCTTCCCCTGCCCGCCTCTCACATACTCTGCCCCCGCTGCCACCGTCCAAGGGATGTCCCCCTTTGAGCAGGATGTTCCCCCAGCATCCATCCCCCTGGACACCCCTGTCTCGTTCCCTTAGTAAGTCCCCCCCTCTGAATTCTGTATACGATCCCAGCAAACAGCAGTCCTATTTTAGTCAGTGTTTCACTAATTTGGGCCTGCTGGGAAGAGGATCGTTTGGAGAGGTCTACAAG GTACAAAGCAACGAGGATGGCCGCCAGTATGCAGTCAAGCGCTCCGCTCATCGCTTTAGGGGGAACAGTGAGAGGAACCGGAGTGTGAGAGAAGCCAGGAACCACGAACGCCTGTGTCCTCACCCTCATGTCCTGCATTTTGTGGCAGCCTGGGAGGAGTGTGGTCGACTGTACATTCAGACAGAGCTGTGTAGCACCAGCTTGCTGCTTCATGCTGAGAATCAGCCTCCTGGCCCAG ATGAGCCTGCAGCTTGGGCCTACCTGTGTGACCTCCTGTCAGCGCTGCAACACTTGCACTCTCATGGTTTTGTACATCTGGACCTCAAGCCTGCTAATGTCCTTATGACTGACTCTGGACGTCTCAAGCTGGGAGACTTTGGGCTGCTGCTTGAGCTTAACAACAAGAGTACAGAGCCTGTAGAGGGGAAAGTGAAAGAGGACATCCAGGAGGGAGATCCCAGGTACATGGCCCCCGAGCTGCTCCGTGGGCAGTATGGacctgctgcagatgttttcag TTTGGGTGTTTCTATTCTGGAGCTTGCCTGTAATATTGAAGTTCCAAATGGTGGAGAAGGCTGGCAGCAGCTCAGACAAGGCTGCCTCCCCTCAGAGTTTACCAGCA GCTTGTCGTCTGAGCTTCAGACAGTACTGCGGATGATGCTGGCCCCAGAACCGTCTGAGAGGCCCACAGTGTCTGAGCTCCTAGCCCACCCTTACGTTTGGAAACACCGGTGGAAAAGGCGCATCCACCTGATGGTCGCTGAGTCTGCACTGACACTGGCCTCCCTCTGCCGG GTGATGTGCTTTGGGTGTAGACTCTTGTCCTCCCTTCACTTGTCGTTTCTCCCTCATTGGACCAAGCCAGTGCCCTGCACCCCCCCTAAGGATAGCTGGGACAGGGATTTAACTTTACCCCTCAGTGCCATGCAGGCTGACTCGGGGAGCCCTGAGGATGAtgtagtgtttctgttggaTCACAAAGACCCAGAGCTTTCCCCCACGTTCTCACACAG ggtCAAATCCAGACTGTCTATGGAAAGCACATCCACTCCTCTCCCAGGTTCACCAACACGCAATCATCGAAGTCCTGCCCACACTCGCTCAAGTATGTGTGATTGGTCTTCCTGTAGCTTAGCACAAACCCCATCCAGCATCCACTCAAATGGTTCCTGCCACACCCTGACGCCCAGCGCGAGCCCCCTACCTGAAGAGCTTCACGCAGacatcacaaatgaaaaatcaacGCACGGCCGACTTTCTTCATCTGCCAAGTCCTCGCAGCGGCGTGGCCGCAACTGGGTCCAAGCGGAAGAGGCTTTACCTCGACCCAACTTTGAACCAAAGAACCTGCTCAGTTTGTTTGAGGAAACAACTCCATGA
- the LOC124052315 gene encoding zinc finger and SCAN domain-containing protein 21-like isoform X1 — protein MHRLHRLRFVPYQCVKMSKIDRLNARVGELLSRAVQEVLEAVKETVSEYQEKTANTLRENQSLKRRLQELQDTVKLENNGLVAHFSPAAQESDEEPHLMHQKQKEELVEDTEFIPCEKDMTVMCPSYPFEDLDCEASIASLASPCLSPRATTGLHLSGDNMSNLRTLKTESDNGLSVPFSNHVDPVTAVTLSKNDHKMKVEPTSDEDAMHTTKYSCDNAGTSSTSLQKLNLEHPQASSGLCDVFNLDQNGIEDPLSQRCNKTNSVGAEKQHSIQTNPKERGSGSKALQRNVRKHYCCSLCGRTFRHAGDYKKHSRVHTGEKPYCCSVCGKRFSQSGYLTVHLRYHTGEKPFGCSHCGKSFSHSSNMKKHQQTHL, from the exons ATGCATCGTCTACATCGCCTGAGGTTTGTACC TTATCAGTGTGTGAAGATGTCCAAAATTGACCGTCTTAATGCCCGAGTGGGAGAGCTGCTGTCTCGAGCTGTGCAGGAGGTTCTGGAAGCGGTGAAGGAGACGGTTTCagagtaccaggagaaaactGCCAATACCCTGCGAGAGAACCAGAGTCTGAAGAGGAGATTGCAAGAGCTCCAGGATACAGTAAAACTGGAAAACAATG GATTAGTGGCACACTTTTCCCCTGCAGCCCAGGAGTCTGATGAAGAGCCTCATCTCATgcatcagaaacagaaagaagagctgGTAGAGGACACTGAATTCATCCCCTGTGAGAAGGACATGACAGTAATGTGTCCATCATATCCATTTGAGGACCTTGACTGCGAAGCATCCATCGCATCATTGGCCAGCCCCTGTCTTTCCCCTAGAGCTACAACAGGACTGCATCTAAGTGGTGATAACATGAGCAATCTAAGAACTCTTAAAACGGAGTCTGACAATGGACTGTCAGTGCCATTTTCAAACCACGTAGACCCTGTCACTGCAGTCACACTCTCTAAAAATGATCATAAAATGAAAGTAGAGCCAACATCTGACGAAGACGCCATGCACACCACAAAGTATTCATGTGATAATGCCGGTACGAGTTCTACATCCTTACAGAAACTAAACCTAGAACATCCTCAAGCCAGTTCAGGATTGTGCGATGTCTTCAATCTGGACCAAAATGGCATAGAAGACCCGCTATCTCAAAGATGCAACAAGACAAACAGCGttggagcagaaaaacaacactccaTTCAAACAAACCCAAAAGAAAGAGGTTCGGGCTCAAAAGCGCTCCAGAGAAACGTTCGAAAACACTACTGCTGCTCGCTCTGTGGTCGCACCTTCAGACACGCAGGTGACTACAAGAAACACAGCAGGGTGCACACGGGGGAGAAACCGTACTGCTGCTCGGTGTGCGGGAAGAGGTTCAGTCAGTCGGGCTACCTCACAGTGCATCTGCGCTACCATACAGGAGAGAAGCCGTTTGGCTGCAGTCACTGTGGCAAAAGTTTTAGTCACTCGAGTAACATGAAGAAACACCAGCAAACTCATCTGTGA
- the LOC124052315 gene encoding zinc finger and SCAN domain-containing protein 21-like isoform X2 produces the protein MHRLHRLRFVPFKCVKMSKIDRLNARVGELLSRAVQEVLEAVKETVSEYQEKTANTLRENQSLKRRLQELQDTVKLENNGLVAHFSPAAQESDEEPHLMHQKQKEELVEDTEFIPCEKDMTVMCPSYPFEDLDCEASIASLASPCLSPRATTGLHLSGDNMSNLRTLKTESDNGLSVPFSNHVDPVTAVTLSKNDHKMKVEPTSDEDAMHTTKYSCDNAGTSSTSLQKLNLEHPQASSGLCDVFNLDQNGIEDPLSQRCNKTNSVGAEKQHSIQTNPKERGSGSKALQRNVRKHYCCSLCGRTFRHAGDYKKHSRVHTGEKPYCCSVCGKRFSQSGYLTVHLRYHTGEKPFGCSHCGKSFSHSSNMKKHQQTHL, from the exons ATGCATCGTCTACATCGCCTGAGGTTTGTACC GTTCAAG TGTGTGAAGATGTCCAAAATTGACCGTCTTAATGCCCGAGTGGGAGAGCTGCTGTCTCGAGCTGTGCAGGAGGTTCTGGAAGCGGTGAAGGAGACGGTTTCagagtaccaggagaaaactGCCAATACCCTGCGAGAGAACCAGAGTCTGAAGAGGAGATTGCAAGAGCTCCAGGATACAGTAAAACTGGAAAACAATG GATTAGTGGCACACTTTTCCCCTGCAGCCCAGGAGTCTGATGAAGAGCCTCATCTCATgcatcagaaacagaaagaagagctgGTAGAGGACACTGAATTCATCCCCTGTGAGAAGGACATGACAGTAATGTGTCCATCATATCCATTTGAGGACCTTGACTGCGAAGCATCCATCGCATCATTGGCCAGCCCCTGTCTTTCCCCTAGAGCTACAACAGGACTGCATCTAAGTGGTGATAACATGAGCAATCTAAGAACTCTTAAAACGGAGTCTGACAATGGACTGTCAGTGCCATTTTCAAACCACGTAGACCCTGTCACTGCAGTCACACTCTCTAAAAATGATCATAAAATGAAAGTAGAGCCAACATCTGACGAAGACGCCATGCACACCACAAAGTATTCATGTGATAATGCCGGTACGAGTTCTACATCCTTACAGAAACTAAACCTAGAACATCCTCAAGCCAGTTCAGGATTGTGCGATGTCTTCAATCTGGACCAAAATGGCATAGAAGACCCGCTATCTCAAAGATGCAACAAGACAAACAGCGttggagcagaaaaacaacactccaTTCAAACAAACCCAAAAGAAAGAGGTTCGGGCTCAAAAGCGCTCCAGAGAAACGTTCGAAAACACTACTGCTGCTCGCTCTGTGGTCGCACCTTCAGACACGCAGGTGACTACAAGAAACACAGCAGGGTGCACACGGGGGAGAAACCGTACTGCTGCTCGGTGTGCGGGAAGAGGTTCAGTCAGTCGGGCTACCTCACAGTGCATCTGCGCTACCATACAGGAGAGAAGCCGTTTGGCTGCAGTCACTGTGGCAAAAGTTTTAGTCACTCGAGTAACATGAAGAAACACCAGCAAACTCATCTGTGA
- the LOC124052315 gene encoding zinc finger and SCAN domain-containing protein 21-like isoform X4, which translates to MHRLHRLRFKCVKMSKIDRLNARVGELLSRAVQEVLEAVKETVSEYQEKTANTLRENQSLKRRLQELQDTVKLENNGLVAHFSPAAQESDEEPHLMHQKQKEELVEDTEFIPCEKDMTVMCPSYPFEDLDCEASIASLASPCLSPRATTGLHLSGDNMSNLRTLKTESDNGLSVPFSNHVDPVTAVTLSKNDHKMKVEPTSDEDAMHTTKYSCDNAGTSSTSLQKLNLEHPQASSGLCDVFNLDQNGIEDPLSQRCNKTNSVGAEKQHSIQTNPKERGSGSKALQRNVRKHYCCSLCGRTFRHAGDYKKHSRVHTGEKPYCCSVCGKRFSQSGYLTVHLRYHTGEKPFGCSHCGKSFSHSSNMKKHQQTHL; encoded by the exons ATGCATCGTCTACATCGCCTGAG GTTCAAG TGTGTGAAGATGTCCAAAATTGACCGTCTTAATGCCCGAGTGGGAGAGCTGCTGTCTCGAGCTGTGCAGGAGGTTCTGGAAGCGGTGAAGGAGACGGTTTCagagtaccaggagaaaactGCCAATACCCTGCGAGAGAACCAGAGTCTGAAGAGGAGATTGCAAGAGCTCCAGGATACAGTAAAACTGGAAAACAATG GATTAGTGGCACACTTTTCCCCTGCAGCCCAGGAGTCTGATGAAGAGCCTCATCTCATgcatcagaaacagaaagaagagctgGTAGAGGACACTGAATTCATCCCCTGTGAGAAGGACATGACAGTAATGTGTCCATCATATCCATTTGAGGACCTTGACTGCGAAGCATCCATCGCATCATTGGCCAGCCCCTGTCTTTCCCCTAGAGCTACAACAGGACTGCATCTAAGTGGTGATAACATGAGCAATCTAAGAACTCTTAAAACGGAGTCTGACAATGGACTGTCAGTGCCATTTTCAAACCACGTAGACCCTGTCACTGCAGTCACACTCTCTAAAAATGATCATAAAATGAAAGTAGAGCCAACATCTGACGAAGACGCCATGCACACCACAAAGTATTCATGTGATAATGCCGGTACGAGTTCTACATCCTTACAGAAACTAAACCTAGAACATCCTCAAGCCAGTTCAGGATTGTGCGATGTCTTCAATCTGGACCAAAATGGCATAGAAGACCCGCTATCTCAAAGATGCAACAAGACAAACAGCGttggagcagaaaaacaacactccaTTCAAACAAACCCAAAAGAAAGAGGTTCGGGCTCAAAAGCGCTCCAGAGAAACGTTCGAAAACACTACTGCTGCTCGCTCTGTGGTCGCACCTTCAGACACGCAGGTGACTACAAGAAACACAGCAGGGTGCACACGGGGGAGAAACCGTACTGCTGCTCGGTGTGCGGGAAGAGGTTCAGTCAGTCGGGCTACCTCACAGTGCATCTGCGCTACCATACAGGAGAGAAGCCGTTTGGCTGCAGTCACTGTGGCAAAAGTTTTAGTCACTCGAGTAACATGAAGAAACACCAGCAAACTCATCTGTGA
- the LOC124052315 gene encoding zinc finger and SCAN domain-containing protein 21-like isoform X3, with protein sequence MHRLHRLSYQCVKMSKIDRLNARVGELLSRAVQEVLEAVKETVSEYQEKTANTLRENQSLKRRLQELQDTVKLENNGLVAHFSPAAQESDEEPHLMHQKQKEELVEDTEFIPCEKDMTVMCPSYPFEDLDCEASIASLASPCLSPRATTGLHLSGDNMSNLRTLKTESDNGLSVPFSNHVDPVTAVTLSKNDHKMKVEPTSDEDAMHTTKYSCDNAGTSSTSLQKLNLEHPQASSGLCDVFNLDQNGIEDPLSQRCNKTNSVGAEKQHSIQTNPKERGSGSKALQRNVRKHYCCSLCGRTFRHAGDYKKHSRVHTGEKPYCCSVCGKRFSQSGYLTVHLRYHTGEKPFGCSHCGKSFSHSSNMKKHQQTHL encoded by the exons ATGCATCGTCTACATCGCCTGAG TTATCAGTGTGTGAAGATGTCCAAAATTGACCGTCTTAATGCCCGAGTGGGAGAGCTGCTGTCTCGAGCTGTGCAGGAGGTTCTGGAAGCGGTGAAGGAGACGGTTTCagagtaccaggagaaaactGCCAATACCCTGCGAGAGAACCAGAGTCTGAAGAGGAGATTGCAAGAGCTCCAGGATACAGTAAAACTGGAAAACAATG GATTAGTGGCACACTTTTCCCCTGCAGCCCAGGAGTCTGATGAAGAGCCTCATCTCATgcatcagaaacagaaagaagagctgGTAGAGGACACTGAATTCATCCCCTGTGAGAAGGACATGACAGTAATGTGTCCATCATATCCATTTGAGGACCTTGACTGCGAAGCATCCATCGCATCATTGGCCAGCCCCTGTCTTTCCCCTAGAGCTACAACAGGACTGCATCTAAGTGGTGATAACATGAGCAATCTAAGAACTCTTAAAACGGAGTCTGACAATGGACTGTCAGTGCCATTTTCAAACCACGTAGACCCTGTCACTGCAGTCACACTCTCTAAAAATGATCATAAAATGAAAGTAGAGCCAACATCTGACGAAGACGCCATGCACACCACAAAGTATTCATGTGATAATGCCGGTACGAGTTCTACATCCTTACAGAAACTAAACCTAGAACATCCTCAAGCCAGTTCAGGATTGTGCGATGTCTTCAATCTGGACCAAAATGGCATAGAAGACCCGCTATCTCAAAGATGCAACAAGACAAACAGCGttggagcagaaaaacaacactccaTTCAAACAAACCCAAAAGAAAGAGGTTCGGGCTCAAAAGCGCTCCAGAGAAACGTTCGAAAACACTACTGCTGCTCGCTCTGTGGTCGCACCTTCAGACACGCAGGTGACTACAAGAAACACAGCAGGGTGCACACGGGGGAGAAACCGTACTGCTGCTCGGTGTGCGGGAAGAGGTTCAGTCAGTCGGGCTACCTCACAGTGCATCTGCGCTACCATACAGGAGAGAAGCCGTTTGGCTGCAGTCACTGTGGCAAAAGTTTTAGTCACTCGAGTAACATGAAGAAACACCAGCAAACTCATCTGTGA
- the LOC124052315 gene encoding zinc finger and SCAN domain-containing protein 21-like isoform X5, whose amino-acid sequence MSKIDRLNARVGELLSRAVQEVLEAVKETVSEYQEKTANTLRENQSLKRRLQELQDTVKLENNGLVAHFSPAAQESDEEPHLMHQKQKEELVEDTEFIPCEKDMTVMCPSYPFEDLDCEASIASLASPCLSPRATTGLHLSGDNMSNLRTLKTESDNGLSVPFSNHVDPVTAVTLSKNDHKMKVEPTSDEDAMHTTKYSCDNAGTSSTSLQKLNLEHPQASSGLCDVFNLDQNGIEDPLSQRCNKTNSVGAEKQHSIQTNPKERGSGSKALQRNVRKHYCCSLCGRTFRHAGDYKKHSRVHTGEKPYCCSVCGKRFSQSGYLTVHLRYHTGEKPFGCSHCGKSFSHSSNMKKHQQTHL is encoded by the exons ATGTCCAAAATTGACCGTCTTAATGCCCGAGTGGGAGAGCTGCTGTCTCGAGCTGTGCAGGAGGTTCTGGAAGCGGTGAAGGAGACGGTTTCagagtaccaggagaaaactGCCAATACCCTGCGAGAGAACCAGAGTCTGAAGAGGAGATTGCAAGAGCTCCAGGATACAGTAAAACTGGAAAACAATG GATTAGTGGCACACTTTTCCCCTGCAGCCCAGGAGTCTGATGAAGAGCCTCATCTCATgcatcagaaacagaaagaagagctgGTAGAGGACACTGAATTCATCCCCTGTGAGAAGGACATGACAGTAATGTGTCCATCATATCCATTTGAGGACCTTGACTGCGAAGCATCCATCGCATCATTGGCCAGCCCCTGTCTTTCCCCTAGAGCTACAACAGGACTGCATCTAAGTGGTGATAACATGAGCAATCTAAGAACTCTTAAAACGGAGTCTGACAATGGACTGTCAGTGCCATTTTCAAACCACGTAGACCCTGTCACTGCAGTCACACTCTCTAAAAATGATCATAAAATGAAAGTAGAGCCAACATCTGACGAAGACGCCATGCACACCACAAAGTATTCATGTGATAATGCCGGTACGAGTTCTACATCCTTACAGAAACTAAACCTAGAACATCCTCAAGCCAGTTCAGGATTGTGCGATGTCTTCAATCTGGACCAAAATGGCATAGAAGACCCGCTATCTCAAAGATGCAACAAGACAAACAGCGttggagcagaaaaacaacactccaTTCAAACAAACCCAAAAGAAAGAGGTTCGGGCTCAAAAGCGCTCCAGAGAAACGTTCGAAAACACTACTGCTGCTCGCTCTGTGGTCGCACCTTCAGACACGCAGGTGACTACAAGAAACACAGCAGGGTGCACACGGGGGAGAAACCGTACTGCTGCTCGGTGTGCGGGAAGAGGTTCAGTCAGTCGGGCTACCTCACAGTGCATCTGCGCTACCATACAGGAGAGAAGCCGTTTGGCTGCAGTCACTGTGGCAAAAGTTTTAGTCACTCGAGTAACATGAAGAAACACCAGCAAACTCATCTGTGA
- the LOC124052315 gene encoding rho-related GTP-binding protein RhoG-like isoform X6 translates to MLSIKCVVVGDSGVGKTYLLSTYIKKVFPKEYIPCFFDTYTTQVHVDSQTVSLTLQDTAGREEYDRIRTLCYGQVSVIIICFSIANPTSYDNVKRKWHPEVKHYCPNVPILLLGTKSDLRDDQGVLEKLRESNQTTITQQQGTMMAKQIKAVKYLECASINLDRLDEVFDEAVRAFLRHSSTTNKPCVLL, encoded by the coding sequence ATGCTGTCTATCAAGTGTGTGGTTGTTGGAGACAGTGGAGTTGGAAAGACCTACCTACTCTCCACCTACATCAAAAAGGTTTTCCCTAAGGAGTACATACCATGTTTCTTCGACACATACACTACCCAGGTTCATGTTGACAGCCAAACTGTCAGCCTGACTCTGCAGGACACTGCTGGCAGAGAGGAATATGACCGTATTCGCACCCTCTGTTACGGTCAGGtcagtgtcatcatcatctgctTCTCCATTGCTAACCCAACATCCTATGATAATGTCAAGCGCAAATGGCATCCAGAAGTGAAACACTATTGCCCTAATGTGCCCATCCTCCTTTTGGGAACTAAGAGTGACCTACGAGATGATCAGGGGGTCCTGGAGAAACTGAGAGAGTCGAATCAGACCACAATCACCCAGCAGCAAGGAACAATGATggcaaagcaaataaaagctGTTAAATATCTTGAGTGTGCGTCGATCAACCTGGATAGACTGGACGAGGTGTTTGATGAGGCTGTACGTGCTTTTCTCAGACATTCATCTACCACCAATAAACCCTGTGTGCTCTTGTAA